One genomic window of Verrucomicrobiia bacterium includes the following:
- a CDS encoding SRPBCC family protein, producing MTANNTNTVQFHRVLRATPERVYRAFLDPDAMVKWLPPNGFTARMESIDARVGGSYRMAFTNFSTGSSHSFGGTYLEMKPNELIRYTDKFDDPNLPGEMVTTVALKPVSCGTELKISQEGIPAVIPAEACYLGWQESLTLLAKLVEAEIPDHS from the coding sequence ATGACAGCAAACAACACCAACACCGTGCAGTTTCATCGAGTACTCCGCGCCACGCCGGAGCGGGTTTATCGCGCGTTCCTGGATCCTGACGCGATGGTCAAGTGGCTTCCGCCCAACGGATTCACGGCCAGGATGGAGAGCATTGATGCCAGGGTCGGCGGCAGCTATCGCATGGCGTTCACGAATTTTAGCACCGGCAGCAGTCACTCATTTGGGGGAACCTATCTGGAAATGAAGCCGAACGAGCTGATCCGCTACACGGACAAGTTCGACGATCCGAACCTGCCGGGTGAGATGGTGACGACCGTGGCGCTGAAGCCGGTTTCCTGCGGGACAGAATTGAAAATCTCGCAGGAAGGAATTCCGGCGGTGATTCCCGCTGAAGCGTGCTACCTCGGCTGGCAGGAATCGCTGACGCTGCTGGCAAAGCTGGTCGAAGCGGAAATTCCGGACCACAGTTGA
- a CDS encoding cupin domain-containing protein, whose product MKTFQGYQLITPDDLHWRPSNLMQIPNADFLERTGSENLAARLWRMPPKSANTLHKHVRQEEFYLVLEGTGKIRVGDETLTVPKHGGILVGPDQLRQVFNDTEADVLWLVVGAPEELEFLQGSKSKMDLSLIYPVDPTQLPRELAGATWPPSKPASAPS is encoded by the coding sequence ATGAAAACCTTCCAAGGCTATCAACTCATAACGCCAGACGATCTTCATTGGCGCCCCTCCAACCTGATGCAGATCCCCAATGCGGATTTCCTGGAGCGAACAGGGAGCGAAAATCTCGCGGCCCGCCTTTGGCGAATGCCCCCTAAAAGTGCAAACACTCTCCACAAGCACGTGCGGCAGGAGGAGTTTTATCTGGTCCTCGAAGGCACCGGAAAAATCCGGGTGGGCGATGAAACACTGACCGTGCCCAAGCATGGCGGCATTTTGGTCGGACCGGACCAGTTGCGGCAGGTGTTCAATGACACGGAAGCTGATGTGCTCTGGCTGGTGGTGGGCGCCCCGGAGGAACTGGAATTTCTTCAGGGTTCGAAATCCAAAATGGATTTATCGCTCATCTACCCCGTCGACCCGACGCAACTTCCGCGCGAACTGGCTGGCGCGACGTGGCCGCCATCGAAGCCAGCGTCTGCGCCATCCTAA